The sequence below is a genomic window from bacterium.
TTATTCTGAATAGAATTCACATAAATGATTATAAATTTTCAGAACGTTTATACGACAGAGCGCCGGACGGACAACGGTCAATCGCCTGTGCGATCGTGTCGGCGTTTTCAGCATCCACGTTGATCCATGGATGTTTTTTCAGATCAAATACTGACGGAAGGCCACGGACACAATTACCTGAATGAATGCACAATTTAGATTCCCAGAATACAGTGATTTGTTTGTTTTTATAATCACGCATAGAAAACTCTTCATTTGAAAACAAAACTTATCATTCCACAGAAGGATAGCATCATTTTAATAATTCTAAAATTTCAGCTTCCAATTTACTATTGCAAGCTATTGCATCATCGATATGCAATGCCTTTCGTCCGTTCC
It includes:
- a CDS encoding (4Fe-4S)-binding protein — translated: MRDYKNKQITVFWESKLCIHSGNCVRGLPSVFDLKKHPWINVDAENADTIAQAIDRCPSGALSYKRSENL